Below is a window of Lacibacter sp. H407 DNA.
GGAACGGTTGATTCCACTTCAATTGTCAATGCAAGCTGGACAGACATTAGTGATCGGGCTTTATTTGCAACAAATACAACTGCAAGAGCCTCCGGTACTATTAATCTGTCCGACTTTGCCGCACTTAATAAGCCCGTTTATATTGCATTTAAGTACAACGCTGCTGCCGGTGCAATACAAAACAGATGGACGCTTACAAGATTTTCTTTGCGGAATTTTTTATCAGACGGTACTTCTTATGTGATCGATTCCGTTCCAACTGTAACAACTGCCGTGAATTATGGTAGTGCAACCAACCTGCCTGTATGGGCGGGTCAAAGAACCGCCGGTACTACTTCGGTGCTTGATGTAAGAGCAACGATGATTGTTGCAGGAGCAACGACTGCTGCGGCTGCAACAAGTGCAGTTGAAGCATGGATTGTAACCGGTCCGGTTAATTTAAAAAGTGTAACGCCCGATGCCGGTGTTGTGATTCAAAACATTGCAAGTTCTGTTCCATTCACCACATATACTTATTCAAAAAGCGGAACTTATAATCCGGTATTTGTAGGAAGCAATATTAATGTAAACAAAGAAAACTCAGTTCCACGTAAGCTTACAGTAACAATTAAGTAAACACATCAGCGTTACTGAAAACAAGAAGCTTTTTGAGTGCAATGCAAGTGATATCATAGTACCTTCAATAATAGTTCAATATAATAACTGAAATGAGGAAGAATGTGTTTTTTTCAGGATTGCTTGTAATTGTATTTCAGTTTGCAAAAGCGCAGGAAACAATCAACTCACAACTTTTCGAACAATATAAACTGGATAAAAGTAAATCCTTGCTCCCTGATTTTTCTTATGCCGGTTATCAAAGCGGTGAGAAAGCAATTCCGGGAATTAAAAACTATAAACTGTTTAATGTAGTTGATTTTGGTGCAAAGTCAAATGATGATGTTTCAGACAGGGAAGCAATACAAGCTGCAATTGATGCAGCTAATAAAAACGGATCAGGTATTATTTTTTTTCCAAAGGGACGTTTTCTAGTAAATGAAGATAGTTCTGCTGCAAAAGGAATTTTTTCAAAAGGAAGTAAGATCATTTTTCGTGGGAGTGGAAGTGGCCCGGGTGGTACCGAATTGTTTATGAAATATGCGTTGTTGCCCGGTAACCCCGATCAAATGTGGACTGGTCCGCCGATGTTTACGTTTACTTCAAAAGGCGCTGATGCAAGAGTTGGCGAGGTGGTGAGATCAGCAGAGATAGGAGAGTTTACACTGGAGCTGAATAATGCCGATAAGTTGCAGGAAGGAGATTGGGTAGCAGTTAAGCTATTGAATAATTCTCCCGGTTTAATTGATGCTGAACTTTCACCTAATAAAGTTGATACAACCTGGACTTCTATTGTAAAAAAAGGTGTTGATGTTTGCATGTATTACAAGGTGACACGTATAAAGGGTAATTCCATCACATTGCATGCTCCGCTTGCTTACAAGGTTGATGTGAAGTACACTTGGACTGTAGATAAATATGCCCATGCAGAAGAAGTAGGCATTGAAGACATTGCATTTGTGGGCAATTGGAAAGAAAAATTTAAACATCATGCTTCATGGGTACACGACAGCGGTTTTAATTTATTTATGTTCAGCCGCTGTACCAACTCATGGATGAAGGATTGCCGTTTTACGGATTGCAGCATTGCAGCCATTGTTAGTCAAAGCGCCAATGTTACTGTTATGAATTGTGTAGTTACAGGAAATGCCGGGCATGAAGCCATTACCTCCAATCATTCCACCAATGTTTTACTTGCCAATTTAATTGATGAAGCATCACAATGGCATTCTTTCGGTACTGCAAATGGAGCTGTAAATACAGTGTTGTGGCATTGTACATATCCGGCTACTACTTGTTTCGAATCGCATGCCAGTCAACCACGGAATACATTGCTTGATAATGTAACGGGTGGACTGATGAAAAACCGAGGCGGAGGAGCAATTTTTAATATGCCTAATCACATGAAAGGTTTGGTGTTCTGGAATTACAAACAGACGAATGAACCTGTAACGAACTTTCAATTTTGGCCGCTAAACGATGTTTGGTGGAAAATTCCTGCGCCAGTAATCGCAGGGTTTATAGGGAATGGATCTACGTTTAATCAAGCTCAATTAGGTTATTTAGAAGGGTTGGATAAAAAAGTATTTCCTTATTCGCTTTATGAAGGCCAGTTACAACTTCGGTTGAAAAAAATACCGGATTGGATAACTGCATTAAAACGATAAGCAACAATTTCAATCGCATCTGAATATATTCGAGTCAGACTTATAGTTCAGAAAGTCTTCGCAAGGAGTCATTAAACGTCACTACCTTGATCGTTCAAAGTACCTTAGTTATATGAACAGCAGCCACCATGAGATATTTCATTTAGACGCGGGAAATGATATACGGTACAATACTGTAACCGATGCAGAAGTTGTAACAGTTGTTGATGGTATTAAATGTATTAGTGGTTCGTACAAACCCGAGTTAATTATTTTCAGGCCCGAAGTAAAGGCGAATGGACTCTCCATTATTATTTGCCCCGGGGGAGGATATGAAAAGCTTGCAATTGAACATGAAGGAACAGAGGTTGCTCAATCATTAATAAAATTGGGTATTACTGTTTTTGTTTTGAAATACCGGTTGCCGGGAGAAGTTCGTGAAGCTGATGATATGCCTTTGCCTTTAAAAGATTTCATTACTGCATACAAAACGGTTCAGGAAAAAGCATCTGCATGGGGGATGAATCCTTCTTTGGTTGGTATTATGGGATTTTCAGCAGGGGGGCATTTAGCTTCATTAGCTTCATCAATTTTAAGTAGTCCAAAGAAACAAGAAGGATTACAAAACCTATTTCCCCCACGTTTTACCATTCTTATTTATCCTGTTATTAGTTTTCAAGATGATATCACACACATCGGTTCCCGTGAACGTTTTATTGGAAATAATGCAAGAGGAGATGATATCCGTAGATATTCATCGAATAATACTGTAACCCAATCTTCACCACCAACTTTTCTTGTTCATTGTTCAGATGATCTAATTGTATCTGTTGAAAATAGTCTGTTGTATTACAAGGCTTGTTTAAACCACAACGTTTCAGTTGAAATGCATGTATATGCAAAAGGAGGACATGGTTTTGGAATGTATAACGATTTCATTAATGAGAAGTGGATGGATAGACTTGCGAACTGGTTAGTTCAGTTTTTTTAGTTTTCTTCTAGTAATGTTCTTCTGTTTGAAGTAGAATACAAGAGAAAAAGTTGAATATGCAAGTGTAACGTATGCCTATTATATTCTCCCATTTCAGCACTCAGACAGTAGTAATGTAGAGGTAAATATAAGTCGGTCAATTAGAGATTTACAGAAGGTTGGGGAGTGATAGTTTTGTTAGAGTGTTGCATTTTGCAGCAAGTTAAAGGAGTAAAGATTTTTTATATTTCAGTTGCTGCAAGCAAACTGCAGTTACGGATACAAAGTGGATTAATTGCAACGTTTTTTATTATTTCCCTCGTATGAATTATCAGAATGCGTTTTCTTAATCAAATATTCGTGCAAAATGATTTTCTAAGTGGTTACGCATACCATTCCTGAATTGTTCAGGCGTGCCATTCTCTAAAATCTCCACCAGCTCTTTATGCGATACGAATGTTTTCAGTGCTGTTTGTTTTTTAAGTAAACCGCTGTTGTGTACATAATCAAACACCGGTAACAACATCTTCTGGAACTTCTTCATCGTTTCATTGCCTGTTATTTCATACAACTTTCCATGAAACGCAATTTCATGTTCTACATTAAATAAATGATCCTGTGCTGCAGGCGGCTCGTTCGCTACAATTTGTTTGAGCTCTTTTATGTCGGTTTTTGTAATACGGTGAAAGAGAAAATCAGCCATACCTATTTCCAAGACCAAACGTATCTCAAATACTTCTTTCAACGTGCCGGGGTCGAGTATATGTGGATTCATACTCTTACTGAGGTTCCCGAAAATATCCGGGCTGGTAATAACCGAACCTTTCTTCTTTTTCGATTCTATTAAACCCATCATCCGCAAACGAAGTAATGCTTCACGGATCACTGTACGGCTTACTCCCAGCGCTTCAGCCAATTCAATTTCCTTGGGAATACTGTCGCCAACTTTTAGCTTTTGTTGTTGAAGTAACCCCACCAGATTGGCCTCTACCTTATCTACCAGGCTGCTGGTTTCAATGGTTTTAAAGTGTCCGTTCAATAGTTCGTTTGCCATATTATGTACTACTTAATTATCCAAAATTAGGAAAATCCGTCAGTCCTCCCAGAAATTCTACATTGATTATTAATTACTTAAAAATAGTTCAAAACTTTTTTTGGTCAAATGGTAAAAGTTTTTCAATTTTATTATGTCATACATAATACAAAAATAAAACAAAACTTGCTGTATGAAAGTATTTTTAAAGATTGGGTTGATGTTCACTTTTTCGCTTCTCTCTTTTTTAGCGGGAGCTCAGTCCATCAAAGTTTCAGGCCAGGTAATATCGAAAGATGATAATGCAGGCCTTTCCGGTGCTTCGGTTGTTGTAAAAGCAAAAAACACCGGCACTCAAACCGATGCTGAAGGCCGTTTCAGTATCGAGGCTGCTATCGGCGACATCCTCGTTATTTCATCTGTGGGCTATGTGTCGCAGGAAGTAAAAGTGGAAACTGCAAACAGTATCACCATTCAACTACAATCGTCTGCTTCTAAAATGGACGAAGTTGTTGTTGTGGGTTACGGCACACAACGTAAATCGAAGATCACAGGTTCGGTAAGTAAGCTCGATCCGAAAGTGTTGCAAACAGGTGTGCGTTCAAACCCCGCTTCTGCATTGGCAGGAACTATTCCCGGTTTACGTGTACAACAAACTTCAGGTCGGCCAGGAGCAGTACCAAACATTGTATTACGTGGTGGCACCAACTACAATGGCTCAGGTTCACCGTTGGTATTGGTAGATGGTTTAATTCGAGCCGGTTTCTTTGAAGTAAACCAGGAAGATATTGAATCAATGGAAGTATTGAAAGATGCATCGGCAACAGCTATTTATGGTGCACGTGCCAACAACGGTGTAATTCTTATCACTACTAAAAAAGGCAAAGCTGGTTCATCAAAAATTACAGTGGGTTCTAAAGTTGGTATTAACAAACTGAATCTACCGTTCGAATTTTTAAATGCAAGAGATTATCTCTACTGGTCGAGAAATGCAGTGAAAACTTCAGGTGTGTATGATGCATCACGTTTATCTCAATTAACGGCCGCCGGTCCATTCGGTACAGGTAATCGTTTTCTCGATGGAAGCGGTAACGTTATTGATGGTAATTTAAATTCTCTCGGCGTTTGGAGCACCATGAAATTAGATAATACAAATCGTCATAAACTTGGCGATGGTTGGCAAACAATGATCGATCCTGTTAATGGAACAGACACGCTCATCTTCAACAACTTTAATTACAAAGATTATGCATTGCGTCCTTATAGTTTAACCCAGGATCACAATGTGTCAATGAGTGGAGGTAATGATAAAGGGAAATATTATGCAGGCTTTGGCATGTATGATGAAAAAGGTTTACCGATCAATACATTTTATCGCCGTTACACATTTGTGTTAAACAGCGAATATAAAATACGTTCATGGTTAACTTCTACATCCAGTTTAAACTTTGCTAATGCAAAATGGCGTGATCCTGTTACCAATTCAGAAGGTAACTATCTGTCACGTTCATTGGGTGCACCTCCAACCATGCGTGGCCGTAATGAGAAAGGAGACTTGTTGGTTGGCCGTGATTTTGGTGATGGAAATCCATTGGTGAATGATGATAAATTTATTCGTAATAACAACAGCGATAAGTTTACCATGTCGCAAGGATTTAAAATTGATTTATTGAAAAATCTTTGGCTGAAAACAAGTGCTAACCTGTTTTATGATGAAGGTTATAATGAAAGTTTCAACAAAGATTATCTGCAAAGCCCGGGCAACATTAACCGCACACGTTCGTCTGCTGCATCGTTTGGCCGCACATTAAGTCAAACGTATAATGCAGTGATCGATTACAATAAAAGCTTTGGTGATCATGATCTTGATCTGATGGCTGGTTCTGAATATTATGATACCTATGCTTATGGCGTATCGGCTTCAGGTTCACAAGCACCGTCAGATGATTTTCTTGATCTGCAATATGTTCGTCGTGATGCAACAACACAACCTTCTGTTGATTCATATCACGAACGTCAACGCATTCTCTCTTTCTTTGGCCGTGCTACTTATGATTACAAATCGAAGTACTTGCTTACAGCAACCGTTCGTCGCGATGGTTATTCAAAACTCATCAACAACCGTTGGGGTACATTCCCCGGTGTTTCTGTTGGCTGGAATGTGCATAAAGAAGATTTCTTTAATGTAAAATGGATCAATGCTTTGAAGCTACGTGCCAGCTATGGACAAAACGGTAATGTAAGCGGCATCAGTGCGTATGGTTTGCAAGGTGGTTATAGTGTAAACCGTTATAACACTTCAACCGGTTACCTTTTCTCCACACCACCTTTCCCTGATCTTTTATGGGAACGTTCTTCAACCTATGAAGTGGGTGCAGAAGGAAACCTGTTAGGTAAAATTGATTTCATGATTGCTTACTATAAGCGTGTCACTTCAAATAAAATTTCCAGCTTTAATCTTCCTGCTACTTCAGGTATTACCAGTTTAACCACTAACAACGGTAGTATGCAGAACCAGGGTGTGGAAGTAGATGTAAACTATTCCATCATACGTAAAAAAGATCTGGATGTAAGTTTTGCAGCCAACTTTGCATACAATGCAAACAAGGTATTGCAACTGCCAAATAACGGATTAGAAAATAACAGGCAGGGTGGTTTCCAGGTTTGGGATCCTTCACAAAAGAAAATGATCTGGGTTGGGGGAATACAACAAGGACAAGACCCGAATGTTGCTTATGCATATGTTGCTGATGGATTGTTCCGCACACAAGCCGAGCTGGATGCTTATGCAAATCGTGTTGATTTGAATGGTGCAAAAATTTTATTAGGTACCGGTAAATATGCAGCACTTACACCTGCGCAACGTTCAAGTTATTTCCCGATTGCATTGGGTGATGTAAGATGGAAGGATGTTGACAATAATGATACGATTGATTTTCGTGACCGTGTTTACATGGGTCGTACTGTTCCCCGTTTCACTGGAGGTTTCACTGCAGCTGCACGTTGGAAAGGATTATCTGTAAGTGCACGTTTCGATTATGCGTTGGGATTTGTTGCATACGATGGTCCACGTGCATGGTTTATGGGTAATGCGCAAGGTACATTCAACACCATTACTGATGTGCATGATACATGGTCGCCAACAAATACCAATGCAAAATTCCCAACATACTATTGGGCCGATCAGTTGTTCAAAAACAATGTGCTTCGTGAATCAAGCATGTTCTATAAAAAAGGCGATTACCTCGCATTACGTGAGATCAACATCAATTATGCATTACCCGTAAAATGGGCAAGTGCTATCAAAAGCCAGGGCGTTAATTTATCTGTTACAATGCAAAACGTAGCTTATTTAAGTAAAGCAACGCTCTACTCTCCTGAATCAGGAAGTATTGCTAACAGTGCAGCAGGCTTTGGTGGTTATCCGCTTCCACGTATTATCATCTTTGGTGCACAGGTAACATTTTAATTCATTTCAATATTTATACAGATGAAAAAGATTTTAAATGGTTTGTTCTTGCTGGCGTTGATCGTTTCTGTAAACGCCTGTAAAAAATTAGATCTGGCACCGGAAGATTACTATGCCAGCGGAAACTTTTGGAAAACAGCTGCACAGGTAGATGGTGCAATGGTTGGTTTGCACAATCAGTTACGTGGTTTTCAGTTTACTTTTTTCAATATGGGTGAACTTCGTGGCGGAGTGTTTAAAGATGCCACCGGTGCAACAGGTACATCATCACTCAACTCAGCAGCAATTATCCGTCAGGATCTTCGTGAGTCTGCCCCTGGTTTTTCAAGTTGGGCAGGATTATATGGCCCCATCTTCCAGGTAAACCTCTTTATCTATAACGTAGAGAAAGCAGATTTTTTACCTGAAGCTGATAAGAAATATTATCTCGGTCAGGCATATGGTCTGAGAGCGTTTTATTATTTCCATTTGTATCGTACCTATGGTCGTTTGCCATTGGCAACAGAACCAAAAGTTTTAACCAGTACTCCAACAGCTGCAGAACAGGCGTACCTGGCCAGAACAAAAACAGAAAAAGAAACATTAGATTTTATTAAGGCTGATGTAGAGAAATCAGTGACTAATTTCAATGCGAATTATACAAGTAAATTCAGTAAATCATTATGGTCGTTATTAGCAACACAAATGTTGAAAGCAGAAGTGTATCTGTGGAGTGCGAAAGTAAAGATCGATGGAGCAGCACCAACAACTACAACAGCTGATCTTACAACTGCAAGAACTGCAGTGGAAGATGTAATTGCACGCACATCAAAACAAAATGTTTTTGCTGATGTGTTTAAATACAGCAACAAAGGAAACAATGAAGTGATCTTTGCAATGCGTTACCAGGTGGGAGAAGCCGCTAATAACTATGGTCAGTTCATCTATGCGCAAACCGATCCTATGAGCAGTTTTGTTACAGTAGGAGGAGCACCTTTAACATCTGATCAGGCTGGGGCATCTGCTGCGGATCCGTTGAAAGTTGCCGGTGGTGGTACCATCATCCGTTACGAATACAAGTATGATCTGTTTGCAAAGTACGATACAGCAACTGATCTGCGTGCAAGATCAACGTTCTTTGATTTTTATCGTACACCAACGTCAACAACAGCAAATAAGTTTGTAAACCTTCGTAAATTCTTAGGAACAATGGATGGTACAAACAGAAGTTTTACAGATGATGTGCCGGTGTATCGTTGGGCGGAAGCAATGTTGATTTTGGCTGAGATCAAAAATAAGCAGGGACAGGATCCTTCCGTTGAGATCAATGCAGTTCGTCAGCGTGGTTATGGTACAAATCCATATCCAGTATACGCAAACGCAAGTTTTGAAGCAAATGAAATTGCCATCTTTGAAGAAAGAGGAAAAGAATTTGTGGCAGAAGGAAAACGTTGGTACGATCTGCGTCGCATGCAGGATGCAACAGGTGATCCGCTTGCATTCAGAACCGATCTTCCGTTAGTTGGTGTGCTTATAAAAGCAACACAGGAATATAAATTGTTGTGGCCAATAGACAGAACAACATTAAATCAGGATCCAACCATTGAGCAAAATGCAGGTTATCCCGGAACATAAGAGCGTTAATTTTCATAATCAACAGTTAGTTTACCCGGGGGTAGTCTTGCCTCCGGTTTTTAAAAAATCTTTACTATTTTTTTCGACTTAACCGAACATATGAACAGACAATATTTAGAAGGTTTGATTGCCGCACCATTTACACCCATGCATAAGGATGGCTCGTTAAACCTTGATGTCATTCCATCTTATTATGTAATGCTGAAAGCAAATAAGGTGAAAGGTGCATTTATCTGCGGTTCAACAGGTGAAGGTGTTTCATTATCGTTGAATGAAAAGAAAGCAGTGGCCGAAGCATGGGCTGCAGTAGCAAAAGATGACGCAGATTTTATTGTGATGCCTTTGCTTGGCGGCACCTGTTTAGCCGATTGCAAAGAACTTGCATTGCATGCAAAAGAAATCGGGCTTGATGCCATTTCATTTACTGCACCTTTTTACTTTAAGCCGGCTTCAGTTGAAATGCTGGCAAAAGCCTGCAGTGAGGTAGCATCGGTTGTTCCCGATATGCCGTTCTATTATTATCATATTCCGGTACTTACAGGAGTAGGTTTTTCCATGATCGAATTATTGAAAGCAGTGGACAATCTCATTCCCAACTTCGCCGGTATTAAATACACCCACGAAGACTTCATGGATTTTCTTTCCTGTATGAATTTTAAAGATGGCAAGTACGATATGCTGTGGGGTAGAGATGAAAATATGTTACCTGCTTTGGCATTGGGTACAAAAGCATCAGTAGGCAGTACCTTTAACTATGCAGCTCCACTGTATTACGATCTCATCGATGCATTTAACAATGGCGAATTAAAATCAGCCAATGCATTACAGCAAAAGTCGATCGATATGATTACATTGTTAGGTAAGTATGGCGGTATTGCAACAGGGAAAGCTTATATGAAATTGCTGGGTATTGATTGCGGTGAGTTTCGCTTGCCTGTAAAGAACATGACAGCAACAGAATTTGAATTATTTAAAAAAGATACCGAGCAGATCGGATTCTCAAAATTCTCATCACGCTTACAACGGGCAGTGAATGTATAAAACAGAATGAATCGCTTGCACATATCACTTTCATTATCTCTCATGTTTTTTACTGCAGCCATATATGCACAAAAAAAACAGGAGCTGAAACTGCAATGGACTGTTGCAGCTGAGCTTCCTGTTACCGGAAACGGACAAACCGCTTTGGGTTTTGCCGGAATGGTTGCCGGTGTATATAGCAACAAACTAATTATTGCAGGTGGTGCAAACTTTCCCGATGCAATGCCCTGGAACGGAGGAAAGAAAAAGTATTACGATGATGTGTATGTGTATGCAAAAAAGGGAAACCGTTTTGTATTACAGCAGCAAACAAAATTATCTTTTTCAATTGCGTATGCTGCAAGCTACACTACTGCAAAAGGAATTGTGTTTGCGGGAGGAGAAAATGAAAATGGACTTAGCAAAAACGTTTACCTGTTTACAATAAATAAAGCAACTGTTACAACAGCATCATTACCCGACCTTCCGTTTGCAGTAACCAATGCATCAATTACCGCTATCGATAATAAAGTTTATTTAGCAGGTGGTGAAACTGCAAAAGAAGCAAGCAATCAGTTTTTAGTACTTGATCTTAACAACACAGCAGGAGGATGGAAGCAGTTGCCGCAACTTCCCAAATCAGTATCGCATACTGTATTGCTGGTAAAAGGAAATGATCTGTTTCTTATTGGTGGTCGTAAGAAAAACAACAATGGTATCAGCGATCTGTACAGCTCCGTTTTTGAATTTAATATCCAAACAAGCCAGTGGACAGAAAAACAACAGTTGCCGTATGCATTAAGTGCAGGTACAGGTGCTGTTTATCAAAATAAAATCTTGTTGTTTGGTGGCGATAAAGGCGCAACCTTTCATCGCACCGAAGAATTAATTGCCGCTATCAACAACAGTAAAGACGAAAACGAGAAGCAACTTTTAACAGAAGGAAAAGCAAAACTGCAAGCAGCTCATCCCGGTTTCAGTAAAGAAATGTTGGCATACGATATTGCAAACAACATCTGGCAAGTGATTGGAACGACGCCGTATGAAACACCTGTTACCACAACAGCTGTTCAATGGAATGATTGTTTTATCATTCCAAGTGGAGAAACAAAAGCTGGGGTTCGTTCTCCTCTTATTTTATCAGTTAAACCAACAACTGGAAAATGAGTAATTCGAAATCATATCCCTGGATCGTTGTTGGTTTGCTTTGGGTAGTGGCATTGCTCAATTATATGGACAGGCAAATGCTCAGCACCATGAAGCCATCGATGATGCTTGATATAGCTGAGCTGCAAACAGCCGCCAACTTTGGACGACTCATGGCCATCTTTTTATGGATCTATGGCATCATGAGTCCGGTTGCAGGTATCATCGCTGATCGCATCAATCGTAAATGGTTGATTGTAGTAAGTCTGTTTGTTTGGAGTGCGGTAACCTTAGCAATGGGCTATGCACAAAACTTTACACAACTTTATTGGCTTCGAGCAGTCATGGGCGTTAGTGAAGCCTTGTACATACCTGCAGGTTTATCACTCATTGCCGATTATCACGGAGAAAAAACAAGATCACTCGCCATCGGTATTCACATGACGGGTTTATATATGGGACAGGCATTAGGTGGTTTCGGTGCAACCATTGCATCGGCTTTCTCATGGAAAGCAGCGTTTCATACATTTGGTTTGATCGGTATTTGTTATGCAGCGGTGTTAATGCTTTTTCTCCGGGAGAAAAAAGTGAAAACAGTTGAAACAACGCAAACAGAAAAACCATCCATTACAAAAGGACTTGCATTACTCTTCAGCAATATTTCTTTCTGGATCATCCTATTGTATTTCGCAGTGCCAAGTTTACCTGGCTGGGGAGTAAAGAATTGGTTACCCACTTTGTTTGCCGATAGTCTGCAGATCGATATGTCGAAAGCGGGTCCTTTATCAACCATCACCATTGCAGCATCGTCTTTTATTGGTGTCATCTTCGGTGGTATTTTATCCGATCGTTGGGTGCAAAAAAATATTCGTGGAAGAATTTATACCAGTGCCATTGGCTTGGGTTTAACCATTCCTTCTTTATTGTTGGTTGGTTTTGGTGATTCACTCTTCAGTGTTATCGGTGCAGCATTCTGTTTTGGTTTTGGCTTTGGCATGTTCGATGCGAACAACATGCCGATCCTTTGCCAGTTTGTTTCCTCAAAGTATCGGGCAACAGCATATGGTTTAATGAATATGGTTGGTGTGTTTGCCGGTGCATTTATTACTGATTGGTTAGGTAAATCAACCGATGCAGGAAACCTGGGAAGAGATTTTGCAATGCTGGCCGGTATTGTATTGGTAGCATTAATTGTGCAGTTGTTGTTTTTAAAACCAAAAGCGACAACTGTAACAGAAGAATAAATATTACTCAGTTTATAAAATAGAAAAATGAAACGACTTTGTTTTAGTGTGTTTGTTTTGTTGATCACAACTACAATTGTGTTTGCACAAACTGCACCGGTTACTGTATTTGAATCCGGAAAGGATGGACATAAGAGCTACCGCATTCCTGCAATCGTTACGTTGAAGAATGGAACCTTGCTTGCATTTGCAGAAGGTCGTGTAAATAATGCCGGCGATTTCGGCGATATCAATATTGTATTGAAACGCAGTACTGATGATGGTAAAACATGGAGTGCAATACAAACTGTAGTGAATTACGATAACCTTCAGGCAGGTAATCCTGCACCGGTTGTTGATTTAACGGATCCAATGTATCCGCAGGGACGAGTGTTTTTGTTTTACAACACCGGTAATAACCACGAAGGAGAAGTGCGTAAAGGAAAAGGTTTGCGTGAAGTGTGGTACAAAACATCAACCGATGGCG
It encodes the following:
- a CDS encoding RagB/SusD family nutrient uptake outer membrane protein — encoded protein: MKKILNGLFLLALIVSVNACKKLDLAPEDYYASGNFWKTAAQVDGAMVGLHNQLRGFQFTFFNMGELRGGVFKDATGATGTSSLNSAAIIRQDLRESAPGFSSWAGLYGPIFQVNLFIYNVEKADFLPEADKKYYLGQAYGLRAFYYFHLYRTYGRLPLATEPKVLTSTPTAAEQAYLARTKTEKETLDFIKADVEKSVTNFNANYTSKFSKSLWSLLATQMLKAEVYLWSAKVKIDGAAPTTTTADLTTARTAVEDVIARTSKQNVFADVFKYSNKGNNEVIFAMRYQVGEAANNYGQFIYAQTDPMSSFVTVGGAPLTSDQAGASAADPLKVAGGGTIIRYEYKYDLFAKYDTATDLRARSTFFDFYRTPTSTTANKFVNLRKFLGTMDGTNRSFTDDVPVYRWAEAMLILAEIKNKQGQDPSVEINAVRQRGYGTNPYPVYANASFEANEIAIFEERGKEFVAEGKRWYDLRRMQDATGDPLAFRTDLPLVGVLIKATQEYKLLWPIDRTTLNQDPTIEQNAGYPGT
- a CDS encoding dihydrodipicolinate synthase family protein translates to MNRQYLEGLIAAPFTPMHKDGSLNLDVIPSYYVMLKANKVKGAFICGSTGEGVSLSLNEKKAVAEAWAAVAKDDADFIVMPLLGGTCLADCKELALHAKEIGLDAISFTAPFYFKPASVEMLAKACSEVASVVPDMPFYYYHIPVLTGVGFSMIELLKAVDNLIPNFAGIKYTHEDFMDFLSCMNFKDGKYDMLWGRDENMLPALALGTKASVGSTFNYAAPLYYDLIDAFNNGELKSANALQQKSIDMITLLGKYGGIATGKAYMKLLGIDCGEFRLPVKNMTATEFELFKKDTEQIGFSKFSSRLQRAVNV
- a CDS encoding Kelch repeat-containing protein, producing MNRLHISLSLSLMFFTAAIYAQKKQELKLQWTVAAELPVTGNGQTALGFAGMVAGVYSNKLIIAGGANFPDAMPWNGGKKKYYDDVYVYAKKGNRFVLQQQTKLSFSIAYAASYTTAKGIVFAGGENENGLSKNVYLFTINKATVTTASLPDLPFAVTNASITAIDNKVYLAGGETAKEASNQFLVLDLNNTAGGWKQLPQLPKSVSHTVLLVKGNDLFLIGGRKKNNNGISDLYSSVFEFNIQTSQWTEKQQLPYALSAGTGAVYQNKILLFGGDKGATFHRTEELIAAINNSKDENEKQLLTEGKAKLQAAHPGFSKEMLAYDIANNIWQVIGTTPYETPVTTTAVQWNDCFIIPSGETKAGVRSPLILSVKPTTGK
- a CDS encoding MFS transporter; protein product: MSNSKSYPWIVVGLLWVVALLNYMDRQMLSTMKPSMMLDIAELQTAANFGRLMAIFLWIYGIMSPVAGIIADRINRKWLIVVSLFVWSAVTLAMGYAQNFTQLYWLRAVMGVSEALYIPAGLSLIADYHGEKTRSLAIGIHMTGLYMGQALGGFGATIASAFSWKAAFHTFGLIGICYAAVLMLFLREKKVKTVETTQTEKPSITKGLALLFSNISFWIILLYFAVPSLPGWGVKNWLPTLFADSLQIDMSKAGPLSTITIAASSFIGVIFGGILSDRWVQKNIRGRIYTSAIGLGLTIPSLLLVGFGDSLFSVIGAAFCFGFGFGMFDANNMPILCQFVSSKYRATAYGLMNMVGVFAGAFITDWLGKSTDAGNLGRDFAMLAGIVLVALIVQLLFLKPKATTVTEE